In Astyanax mexicanus isolate ESR-SI-001 chromosome 25, AstMex3_surface, whole genome shotgun sequence, a genomic segment contains:
- the LOC103022379 gene encoding butyrophilin subfamily 1 member A1-like — MDEALLVKMVWLFLPLLLSHVSAESFSVVVPETTVSGQLGGSVTLPCALSDNLDVRKLEVRWYRPSMYSSPALLYLNEKLDLSVADIKYQGRVSLPGPLEKGEVSLKLDDLRPSDIGIYMCHVSSDRWYDKNNVSLRMQAVGSSPILSMLDAGGGKVNVSCQSHGWLPKPSLTWRDSDGSSLNPPNKHTSIKVSEGLFSVSSWRLFTSSESSWVSCSVALPDSVGVIRESRVMPHLPTDNGIWMIAFFGTLILLLLLIIGVGVYCVVPKKSVFYLSLKLNMDMDSGRSIIYLK; from the exons ATGGATGAAG CTCTCCTGGTAAAGATGGTTTGGCTGTTTCTGCCTCTGCTCCTCAGTCATGTGTCTGCTG AGTCGTTCTCTGTGGTGGTTCCTGAAACTACAGTCTCAGGTCAGCTTGGAGGCTCGGTGACTCTGCCCTGCGCTCTCTCAGATAACCTGGACGTGAGAAAGTTAGAGGTGCGCTGGTATCGTCCCTCCATGTACAGCAGTCCGGCTCTACTCTACCTAAACGAGAAGCTGGATCTCTCTGTAGCAGATATAAAGTACCAGGGCAGAGTGTCTCTGCCAGGACCCCTGGAGAAAGGGGAGGTATCTCTGAAACTGGACGACCTCAGACCCTCAGATATAGGAATATACATGTGCCATGTTAGCAGTGACAGGTGGTACGATAAGAACAATGTGTCCCTAAGAATGCAAG ccGTGGGCTCCAGTCCCATCCTCTCCATGCTCGATGCAGGAGGAGGAAAGGTGAATGTTTCTTGTCAATCACATGGTTGGCTACCAAAACCATCGCTCACCTGGAGAGACAGTGACGGGAGCAGCCTGAATCCTCCCAATAAACACACATCCATCAAAG TTTCTGAGGGGTTGTTCAGTGTGAGCTCCTGGAGGCTCTTCACTTCCTCTGAGTCCAGTTGGGTCTCCTGCTCTGTGGCTTTGCCTGATTCTGTTGGAGTGATAAgagaaagcagagtgatgccacATCTTCCAACAGATAATG gaatATGGATGATAGCCTTCTTTGGAACCCtcatcctcctgctgctgctcatcATCGGAGTTGGAGTGTATTGTGTGGtaccaaaaaaaagtgtgttttatttatcCTTAAAGCTAAATATGGATATGGATTCAGGCAGATCTATAATCTATTTAAAATAG